Proteins from a genomic interval of Sparus aurata chromosome 21, fSpaAur1.1, whole genome shotgun sequence:
- the LOC115572086 gene encoding uncharacterized protein LOC115572086 yields MDSEASGTIEMPALGRPFSLGMLYDCRYDKFIPGMTLWDHNDLVKHVGEKPQNYNGVKIDASESIQEKCSALNIEGSVKASLFCGLISVGGSAKYLHDYKTYKNQARVTLEYEAYTKFQELSMDHLGKCNIKHRDVFEKGLATHVVTGILYGAKAFLVFDREVSNDESQQQYEGKLTGILKTIPFFAGEGSLNIEDKDKQRADEFSCNFHGDFLLDKTPVSFQDAIQVYQSLPKLLGAYGENAVPVKVWLMPLTSLDSSAAKLAQESPVFVEEMQAVLEDLREAQMRCNDALRTAAQQGPGIGKNIQTFKDMCSKFEKEFQQNLAKKLLVIRRGEEEEEAVLKEILMKIHSSPFNSKNLKQWLDSIDTETCILNSLTSNMKNTKIVSSPTDLHKEILSADHAVCFVFPLPGSVEKYLSTFSNYFKKTPKTDDPEGSLTHDVLKEQWYTSKEATDKMRRKAKRFSDFAEANKENKNIKFLAVGSTDETQEGSSIVLYEDGFSVTENFEPPSKPETFTVRDTNHNSVTLKISPVKFGAENITSYSVEYCVSGQDGWKEKTAAGAEEVTVSDLSPNTEYKFKCRAVTSVGVGPAYEVRGSIKTLPCSPPGKPQVEPKSRKISVSWEKFQQKSQRVLEDLSELEMRYNDALKTATAQQFPQIGTKIKTFKEMCSEFKLEFQQTLATKFPSIRGGGEEEAVLAEILMKRHSSPFNSKDLNKWMDCKEREIHTLKFFTNMMKNTKIVSSETDLYNESLSADHTVCFVFTSLGSDEPYRSTLSNYLKQTPKTDEAQGSCTHDVVKEQWFGSKEVADKMRSKAKLFSDFAEANKENKNIKFLAVGLTDETQKGSSIYLYKDGFSVTKNFEPPSRPETLTVTDINHNSVTLKISPAKFGAENITSYSVEYCVSGQDGWIEKTAAEAEEVTVSDLSPNTEYKFRCRAVTSVGVGPAYEVSGSIKTSAGKRLADVVKGNSKLLENQSGPLPVYKVPLVEEMMSVTGGRCFSFGNESTKHNRTIMVPGATGAGKSNLINGMINYILGVEWEDSYRFKLVDEDPSKSQAESQTSDVTVYKINYQQGFKIDYSLTIIDTPGFGDTRGIERDKEITEQLHNLFSSKRGVSEIDAVCFVAQASLARLTPSQKYVFDSVLSIFGKDVAENIRVLVTFADGQHPPVLEAIKASGVPCPTTEDGLPVHFKFNNSAFFTDNKSSEGGSMRDEDGGFDQMVWNMGTRSMNKFFVALNVIETRSLTLTKEVLRERERLENSVEKVKFGLAKLVEIKESSEKLKKHEAEISRNENFEFEVTVKKPVKVNISHPGFYITNCQQGHYTCHFPCGIPNDADTACCAAMGSDGNCNQCASKFILGVHFNQKYKWDYTGVKEKRTIKELQEMYKQAKDAKKPVEAMIVTLKAEYDRVQAEVEKLVESSTECLNRLKEIALKPDPLSTPEYIDMLIEGEKSEGKPGWKQRVQSLMTIRDRAETLAKIGRGEKLLDCEESEVQDENQYPMLTIRRRFQR; encoded by the coding sequence GCATGACATTATGGGACCATAATGATCTGGTAAAACATGTTGGAGAAAAACCACAAAACTACAATGGTGTTAAAATAGATGCATCTGAATCAATTCAGGAGAAATGTTCAGCTCTAAATATCGAAGGATCTGTGAAGGCGAGTTTATTCTGTGGACTCATATCTGTTGGAGGATCTGCTAAATACCTGCATGATTATAAGACTTACAAAAACCAGGCCAGAGTTACACTGGAATATGAAGCTTACACAAAGTTCCAGGAACTGTCGATGGATCATCTTGGAAAATGCAACATAAAGCATCGTGATGTATTTGAAAAAGGTTTAGCAACCCATGTAGTCACAGGTATCCTTTATGGAGCTAAAGCCTTCTTAGTCTTTGATCGTGAGGTGTCCAATGATGAAAGTCAACAACAATATGAGGGCAAACTGACGGGGATCCTCAAAACGATTCCCTTTTTTGCTGGTGAAGGTTCCCTGAATATAGAggataaagacaaacaaagagctGATGAATTCTCCTGCAACTTCCACGGAGACTTCTTACTTGATAAAACTCCTGTGTCCTTTCAGGATGCAATACAAGTCTACCAAAGTCTGCCAAAATTGCTGGGAGCCTACGGAGAAAACGCCGTACCGGTGAAGGTCTGGCTGATGCCACTGACAAGTTTAGATTCTTCTGCTGCAAAACTTGCACAGGAAAGTCCTGTGTTCGTAGAAGAAATGCAGGCTGTCCTGGAGGACCTGAGGGAGGCGCAAATGAGGTGTAATGATGCACTGAGAACCGCTGCACAGCAGGGTCCAGGAATTggcaaaaacattcaaacatttaaagaCATGTGCTCTAAGTTCGAGAAGGAATTCCAACAAAACTTGGCCAAGAAACTTCTAGTGATccggagaggagaagaagaagaggaagctgtGCTCAAAGAGATCCTGATGAAGATACATTCTTCTCCTTTCAACAGTAAAAACCTGAAGCAGTGGTTGGACTCTAtagacacagaaacatgcatCTTAAACTCTCTGACCAGCAACATGAAAAACACTAAGATTGTCTCATCTCCAACAGACCTTCATAAGGAAATTCTCAGTGCAGatcatgctgtgtgttttgttttccccttACCAGGAAGTGTTGAAAAGTACCTCTCAACTTTTTCAaactactttaaaaaaacacccaaaacaGATGATCCTGAGGGGTCTCTTACTCATGATGTATTGAAGGAACAATGGTACACCTCAAAAGAAGCAACAgataaaatgagaagaaaagCTAAACGCTTCAGTGACTTTGCAGAGGCCAACAAGGAGAACAAGAACATTAAGTTCTTGGCAGTTGGTTCAACAGATGAGACACAGGAAGGTTCAAGCATCGTACTCTATGAAGACGGCTTCTCTGTCACTGAGAACTTTGAGCCTCCTTCAAAGCCTGAAACATTtacagtcagagacacaaaccaCAACAGTGTGACGCTGAAGATTTCTCCGGTAAAGTTTGGAGCAGAGAACATCACCTCCTACTCTGTTGAGTACTGTGTCAGTGGacaggatggatggaaagaaaaGACGGCAGCAGGAGCTGAAGAAGTCACAGTGAGCGATCTGAGTCCAAACACAGAGTACAAGTTCAAATGCAGAGCAGTGACCTCAGTAGGTGTTGGACCAGCTTATGAAGTCAGAGGTTCCATTAAAACTTTACCTTGCAGCCCTCCTGGGAAACCTCAAGTTGAACCAAAGTCAAGGAAGATATCAGTTAGCTGGGAGAAATTCCAGCAAAAATCACAGAGAGTCCTGGAGGACTTGAGTGAGCTAGAGATGAGGTACAATGATGCACTGAAAACTGCCACTGCACAGCAGTTCCCACAGATTGGCACAaagattaaaacctttaaagagATGTGCTCTGAGTTCAAGCTGGAATTCCAACAAACCTTGGCAACAAAATTTCCATCAatccgaggaggaggagaagaagaggctgTGCTCGCAGAGATCCTAATGAAGAGACATTCTTCTCCTTTCAACAGCAAAGACCTGAACAAGTGGATGGactgtaaagagagagaaattcacACCTTAAAGTTTTTCACCAACATGATGAAGAATACTAAGATTGTCTCATCTGAAACAGACCTGTACAATGAAAGTCTCAGTGCAGatcatactgtgtgttttgttttcacctcaCTGGGTAGTGATGAACCGTACCGCTCCACTTTATCAAACTACTTAAAACAAACACCCAAAACAGACGAAGCTCAAGGGTCTTGTACTCATGATGTAGTGAAGGAACAATGGTTCGGCTCAAAAGAAGTAGCAGATAAAATGAGGAGTAAAGCAAAACTCTTCAGTGACTTCGCAGAGGCCAACAAGGAGAACAAGAACATTAAGTTCTTGGCAGTTGGTTTAACAGATGAGACACAGAAAGGTTCAAGCATCTACCTTTATAAAGACGGCTTCTCTGTCACTAAGAACTTTGAGCCTCCGTCAAGGCCTGAAACATTAACAGTCACAGACATAAACCACAACAGTGTGACACTGAAGATTTCTCCAGCAAAGTTTGGAGCAGAGAACATCACCTCCTACTCTGTTGAGTACTGTGTCAGTGgacaggatggatggatagaaaaGACGGCAGCAGAAGCTGAAGAAGTCACAGTGAGCGATCTGAGTCCAAACACAGAGTACAAGTTCAGATGCAGAGCAGTGACCTCAGTAGGTGTTGGACCAGCCTATGAAGTCAGTGGTTCCATTAAAACTTCAGCTGGAAAACGACTTGCAGATGTTGTTAAAGGAAACAGCAAACTGCTAGAAAATCAATCAGGTCCACTCCCTGTTTATAAAGTTCCACTGGTAGAAGAAATGATGAGTGTCACGGGGGGCAGGTGTTTCAGTTTTGGGAATGAGTCCACTAAACACAATCGCACCATCATGGTTCCCGGGGCAACTGGTGCTGGAAAATCAAATCTCATCAATGGGATGATCAATTACATTCTAGGTGTTGAATGGGAGGATTCATATCGGTTTAAGCTAGTTGATGAGGATCCATCAAAATCACAAGCTGAAAGCCAGACTTCTGACGTCACTGTGTACAAAATCAACTATCAGCAGGGGTTTAAAATAGACTATTCACTGACCATTATTGACACTCCAGGATTTGGAGATACAAGAGGCAtagagagagacaaggagatCACAGAACAGCTGCATAATCTCTTCTCTTCTAAACGAGGTGTCAGTGAAAttgatgctgtgtgttttgtagctCAGGCTTCTTTAGCTCGACTCACACCATCACAGAAAtatgtgtttgactctgtgctCTCAATCTTTGGCAAAGATGTGGCAGAAAACATCAGAGTTCTGGTGACATTTGCAGATGGCCAGCATCCGCCAGTTCTAGAGGCGATCAAAGCTTCAGGTGTTCCATGTCCTACAACAGAAGACGGGCTGCCAGTTCACTTTAAATTCAATAATTCAGCATTTTTTACAGACAACAAGTCATCTGAAGGAGGCAGCATGAGGGATGAAGATGGAGGCTTTGATCAGATGGTTTGGAACATGGGAACAAGAAGCATGAACAAGTTCTTTGTTGCTTTGAATGTGATTGAAACCAGAAGTTTGACATTAACTAAAGAGGTcctcagagaaagagagaggctaGAAAATTCAGTTGAGAAGGTTAAATTTGGATTAGCCAAGCTTGTGGAGATAAAAGAGTCAAGTGAGAAACTGAAGAAGCACgaggcagagatcagcaggaatGAGAACTTTGAGTTTGAGGTCACTGTCAAAAAGCCTGTTAAAGTAAATATTTCACATCCTGGATTTTACATCACCAACTGTCAGCAGGGTCATTACACCTGCCACTTTCCCTGTGGAATACCCAATGATGCTGATACAGCATGCTGTGCTGCAATGGGATCAGATGGAAACTGTAATCAGTGTGCAAGCAAATTTATTTTGGGTGTACATTTCAATCAGAAGTACAAATGGGATTATACAGGGGTTAAAGAAAAACGAACAATCAAAGAGCTCCAAGAAATGTACAAACAAGCCAAAGACGCCAAGAAACCTGTTGAAGCAATGATTGTAACACTGAAGGCTGAATATGATCGTGTGCAGGCTGAGGTGGAGAAACTGGTGGAGAGCTCTACTGAGTGTTTAAACAGACTTAAAGAGATCGCACTGAAGCCAGATCCACTCTCCACTCCAGAGTACATCGACATGCTTATTGAGGGAGAGAAATCTGAGGGCAAACCAGGCTGGAAGCAACGAGTTCAGAGTCTGATGACTAtcagagacagagcagagacaTTGGCTAAAATAGGCAGAGGAGAGAAACTCCTTGACTGTGAAGAATCTGAAGTCCAGGACGAAAATCAATACCCAATGTTAACCATTCGCAGACGGTTCCAGAGATGA